The following coding sequences lie in one Streptomyces venezuelae genomic window:
- a CDS encoding FecCD family ABC transporter permease, with protein sequence MSETDVKPALTPGVRLGPLSFVWRPWLVLVTLVLAAATFLVFCLSISIGDFPIGLSRVLATLVGRGEQVDEFVIMDLRMPRALAGLVVGIALGVSGAITQSVARNPLASPDILGITGGASAVAVFSVTVSGGTAAAVIDSIGLSAAALAGGLFTGLLVYFLAWRRGVDGFRLILIGISVSAVTQAITTWLLVSADIRDVARAQAWLVGSLENRSWDQVWVALWCSLGLLVVVAAAAFQFKPLHLGDDIAAGLGVRFGRVRAVLLLCAVLLAAVAVSSAGPVPFVALVAPQVAMRLTRRPTPPLIASGLFGALLLIGADLTARAVLPNNLPVGVVTAAIGGPFLVYLLVRANLK encoded by the coding sequence ATGAGCGAGACAGATGTGAAGCCCGCACTGACGCCGGGCGTCCGGCTCGGACCCCTGTCGTTCGTCTGGCGGCCCTGGCTCGTCCTCGTCACGCTGGTCCTCGCGGCGGCGACCTTCCTGGTGTTCTGCCTGTCCATCAGCATCGGCGACTTCCCCATCGGCCTCTCCCGCGTGCTGGCCACGCTCGTCGGCCGCGGCGAGCAGGTCGACGAGTTCGTCATCATGGATCTGCGGATGCCGCGCGCCCTGGCGGGGCTCGTCGTGGGCATCGCGCTCGGCGTCTCCGGCGCGATCACGCAGTCGGTCGCGCGCAACCCGCTGGCCAGCCCCGACATCCTCGGCATCACCGGCGGCGCCAGCGCGGTCGCCGTGTTCTCGGTGACGGTGTCGGGCGGGACCGCGGCGGCGGTCATCGACTCGATCGGGCTCTCCGCCGCGGCCCTCGCCGGTGGCCTGTTCACGGGCCTGCTCGTGTACTTCCTGGCGTGGCGGCGCGGGGTCGACGGCTTCCGGCTGATCCTCATCGGCATCTCGGTGAGCGCCGTGACGCAGGCGATCACGACCTGGCTCCTCGTCTCCGCCGACATCAGGGATGTGGCGCGCGCCCAGGCGTGGCTGGTCGGTTCGCTGGAGAACCGGTCGTGGGACCAGGTGTGGGTGGCGCTCTGGTGCTCGCTCGGCCTGCTTGTCGTCGTGGCCGCGGCAGCCTTCCAGTTCAAGCCGCTGCACCTCGGCGACGACATCGCGGCGGGGCTCGGTGTCCGCTTCGGGCGGGTGCGTGCGGTGCTGCTGCTGTGCGCGGTACTGCTGGCGGCCGTGGCCGTGAGCTCGGCGGGACCCGTTCCGTTCGTGGCGCTGGTGGCGCCGCAGGTGGCGATGCGTCTGACGCGCCGTCCGACGCCGCCGCTGATCGCGTCCGGTCTGTTCGGGGCGCTGCTCCTGATCGGCGCCGACCTCACCGCGCGTGCGGTGCTGCCGAACAATCTCCCCGTCGGCGTGGTCACCGCCGCGATCGGCGGCCCCTTCCTCGTCTACCTGTTGGTGCGGGCGAACCTCAAATAG
- a CDS encoding MFS transporter has product MSTTSQLTKNQKPGTARREGHPGLALTVIAACQLMVVLDATIVNIALPHIQGALNFSTTDLTWVVSAYTLTFGGLLLLGGRAGDILGRRRVFMAGILLFTFASLLGGFAQEPWQLLAARALQGVGGAIASPTSLALITTTFPEGPERNRAFGVFAAVSAGGGAIGLLAGGMLTEWLNWRWVLFVNVPIGILIAVLTPLYINESERHPGRFDILGALTSTLGMASLVYGFIRASEEGWRDSITVGSFAAAVVLLVAFVFVEKRAKEPITPLRMFADRNRSGTYVIMLSLAAAMFGMFFFIVLFVQNILNYTPIEAGLAFLPVTVVIAIGAALSQKFLPVLGPKPFMVTGSAIVAVGLGWQALIGPDSSYVGGVLGPMLLFGFGMGLNFVTLTLTAVSGVALHEAGAASGLLNATQQVGGSLGLSILTTVFGTASRNEAKDQVADFMATASPEQKAEFAKTHELPAPWSHEILAEGISTAFIPAAAMAVLALITAALVIRVRKSDLDALAGTASAAGPAAG; this is encoded by the coding sequence ATGTCGACCACCTCTCAGCTGACGAAGAATCAAAAGCCCGGAACCGCCCGCCGAGAGGGGCACCCCGGCTTAGCTCTCACCGTCATCGCGGCCTGCCAACTCATGGTGGTACTGGACGCCACGATTGTGAATATCGCGCTCCCCCACATCCAGGGAGCCCTCAACTTCTCGACGACCGACCTCACTTGGGTCGTCAGCGCGTACACCCTCACCTTCGGCGGGCTGCTGCTCCTCGGCGGTCGCGCCGGTGACATCCTGGGACGCCGCCGCGTCTTCATGGCCGGCATCCTCCTCTTCACGTTCGCCTCGCTCCTCGGCGGATTCGCCCAGGAGCCCTGGCAGTTGCTCGCCGCCCGCGCCCTGCAGGGCGTCGGAGGCGCCATCGCCTCGCCCACCTCGCTGGCGCTGATCACGACGACCTTCCCCGAAGGCCCCGAGCGGAACCGCGCCTTCGGCGTCTTCGCCGCCGTCTCCGCGGGTGGCGGCGCCATCGGCCTCCTGGCGGGCGGCATGCTCACCGAGTGGCTGAACTGGCGCTGGGTCCTGTTCGTGAACGTGCCCATCGGCATCCTGATCGCCGTCCTCACCCCGCTCTACATCAATGAGTCCGAACGCCACCCCGGCCGCTTCGACATCCTCGGCGCCCTGACATCGACGCTCGGCATGGCCTCCCTGGTCTACGGGTTCATCCGCGCCTCCGAAGAGGGCTGGCGCGACAGCATCACCGTGGGTTCGTTCGCCGCCGCGGTCGTCCTGCTCGTGGCCTTCGTGTTCGTCGAGAAGCGGGCGAAGGAGCCGATCACACCCCTCCGCATGTTCGCCGACCGCAACCGCTCCGGCACCTATGTGATCATGCTCAGCCTGGCCGCCGCGATGTTCGGCATGTTCTTCTTCATCGTCCTCTTCGTCCAGAACATCCTGAACTACACCCCGATCGAGGCCGGCCTCGCCTTCCTCCCGGTCACGGTGGTCATCGCGATCGGCGCGGCCCTGTCGCAGAAGTTCCTCCCCGTCCTCGGTCCCAAGCCGTTCATGGTGACCGGCTCGGCCATCGTCGCCGTCGGCCTCGGCTGGCAGGCCCTGATCGGCCCCGACAGCTCGTACGTCGGCGGCGTACTCGGCCCGATGCTCCTCTTCGGCTTCGGCATGGGCCTGAACTTCGTGACCCTGACCCTGACCGCCGTCTCCGGAGTGGCCCTGCACGAGGCGGGCGCGGCATCCGGCCTCCTCAACGCCACCCAGCAGGTCGGCGGCTCGCTCGGCCTCTCCATCCTCACCACGGTCTTCGGGACGGCGAGCCGCAACGAGGCCAAGGACCAAGTGGCCGACTTCATGGCCACCGCCTCCCCGGAGCAGAAGGCCGAGTTCGCCAAGACCCACGAGCTCCCGGCTCCCTGGAGCCACGAGATCCTGGCCGAGGGCATCTCCACCGCCTTCATCCCGGCCGCCGCGATGGCCGTCCTGGCCCTGATCACCGCGGCACTGGTGATCCGCGTCCGCAAGAGCGACCTCGACGCCCTCGCCGGCACGGCCAGCGCGGCGGGCCCGGCAGCCGGCTGA
- a CDS encoding methionyl-tRNA formyltransferase — MRVVMFGYQTWGHRTLQALLDSEHDVVLVVTHPKSEHAYEKIWSDSVADLAEEHGVPVLIRNRPDDEELFERLKEADADIIVANNWRTWIPPRIFGLPRYGTLNVHDSLLPKYAGFSPIIWAMINGESEVGVTAHMMDDELDAGDIVRQEAVAVGPKDTATDLFHKTVDLIAPVTIGALDLIAGGQTEFTKQDRSQASFFHKRSAEDIRIDWTWPAEDLERLVRAQSAPYPSAYAFHKGKRLEIVSAVVSENRYGGTPGRIFYREGEGVVIVAGADARFGRNHGLAITHVRTEDGRELPATEYFTSMGGYLTSRP; from the coding sequence ATGCGGGTCGTCATGTTCGGTTACCAGACCTGGGGGCACCGCACCCTGCAAGCCCTCCTGGACTCCGAGCACGACGTGGTGCTGGTGGTGACTCACCCCAAGAGCGAGCACGCGTACGAGAAGATCTGGAGCGACTCGGTCGCCGACCTCGCCGAGGAGCACGGCGTCCCGGTCCTGATCCGCAACCGCCCTGACGACGAAGAGCTGTTCGAGCGCCTCAAGGAGGCGGACGCGGACATCATCGTGGCCAACAACTGGCGCACCTGGATCCCGCCGCGCATCTTCGGCCTCCCGCGCTACGGCACGCTGAACGTCCACGACTCGCTGCTGCCGAAGTACGCCGGCTTCTCGCCGATCATCTGGGCGATGATCAACGGCGAGTCCGAAGTGGGCGTCACCGCGCACATGATGGACGACGAGCTCGACGCCGGCGACATCGTCCGGCAGGAGGCGGTCGCGGTCGGCCCGAAGGACACCGCCACCGACCTCTTCCACAAGACCGTCGACCTCATCGCCCCGGTCACCATCGGCGCACTCGACCTCATCGCCGGCGGGCAGACGGAGTTCACCAAGCAGGACCGCTCCCAGGCGAGCTTCTTCCACAAGCGGTCCGCCGAGGACATCCGCATCGACTGGACCTGGCCCGCCGAGGACCTGGAGCGCCTGGTGCGCGCCCAGTCCGCGCCGTACCCGAGCGCCTACGCCTTCCACAAGGGCAAGCGCCTGGAGATCGTCTCCGCGGTCGTGTCCGAGAACCGCTACGGCGGCACGCCGGGCCGCATCTTCTACCGCGAGGGCGAGGGCGTGGTGATCGTCGCCGGAGCCGACGCGCGCTTCGGCCGCAACCACGGCCTGGCCATCACGCACGTACGGACCGAGGACGGCCGCGAGCTGCCCGCGACGGAGTACTTCACCTCCATGGGCGGATACCTGACGAGCCGTCCGTGA
- a CDS encoding RecQ family ATP-dependent DNA helicase, translating to MDTLELRTEADAILAELVGDPGGSARLREDQWQAVAALVQERRRALVVQRTGWGKSAVYFVATALLRRRGAGPTVIISPLLALMRNQVESAARAGIQARTINSANPEEWDTIYGEVERGETDVLLVSPERLNSVDFRDQVLPKLAATTGLLVVDEAHCISDWGHDFRPDYRRLRAMLAELSAGVPVLATTATANARVTADVAEQLGTGAGEALVLRGALERESLRLGVVQLPDAAHRLAWLAEHLDELQGSGIIYALTVAAAEEATAFLRQRGFKVASYTGRTENADRLQAETDLQENRVKALVATSALGMGFDKPDLGFVVHLGSPSSPIAYYQQVGRAGRGVEHADVLLLPGKEDEAIWRYFADTAFPPEAQVRQTLSALADAGRPLSVPALEAVVELRRTRLETMLKVLDVDGAVKRVKGGWISTGEPWVYDAERYAWVARQRQAEQQAMRDYVSTDLCRMEFLRRQLDDEGAAPCGRCDNCAGAWTDASVSEDALSGATKELDRPGVEVEPRRMWPTGMAALGVELKGRIPAKEQCSTGRALGRLSDIGWGNRLRPLLAENAPDGPVPDDVLKAAVAVLADWARSPGGWATGGADAAARPVGVVAVPSLSRPQLVGSLAQGIASVGRLPFLGTLAYEGPDGAHAARRSNSAQRLRALSDAFAVPEELAAALAASPGPVLLVDDYTDSGWTLAVAARLLRRAGGREVLPLVLAAAG from the coding sequence ATGGACACCCTGGAGCTCCGCACCGAAGCCGACGCCATCCTCGCCGAGCTCGTCGGCGACCCCGGGGGGTCGGCCCGGCTGCGCGAGGACCAGTGGCAGGCGGTCGCCGCGCTGGTGCAGGAGCGGCGGCGCGCCCTGGTGGTGCAGCGCACCGGCTGGGGCAAGTCGGCGGTGTACTTCGTGGCGACGGCCCTGCTGCGCCGCCGCGGCGCGGGCCCGACCGTGATCATCTCCCCGCTCCTCGCCCTCATGCGCAACCAGGTCGAGTCCGCGGCGCGCGCCGGTATCCAGGCGCGCACCATCAACTCGGCCAACCCCGAGGAGTGGGACACGATCTACGGCGAGGTGGAGCGCGGCGAGACCGACGTCCTCCTCGTCAGCCCGGAGCGTCTCAACTCGGTGGACTTCCGCGACCAGGTGCTGCCCAAGCTCGCGGCCACCACCGGTCTGCTGGTGGTGGACGAGGCGCACTGCATCTCCGACTGGGGCCACGACTTCCGGCCCGACTACCGCAGGCTGCGGGCGATGCTGGCCGAGCTCTCGGCCGGCGTGCCCGTGCTCGCCACGACCGCGACGGCCAACGCGCGCGTGACGGCGGACGTGGCCGAACAGCTCGGCACCGGTGCGGGCGAGGCGCTGGTGCTGCGCGGCGCGCTGGAGCGCGAGAGCCTGCGCCTCGGCGTCGTGCAACTGCCCGATGCCGCCCACCGGCTGGCCTGGCTCGCCGAGCACCTCGACGAACTGCAGGGCTCCGGGATCATCTACGCCCTGACCGTCGCCGCCGCCGAGGAGGCCACCGCGTTCCTGCGGCAGCGCGGCTTCAAGGTGGCGTCGTACACGGGGCGTACGGAGAACGCCGACCGGCTGCAGGCCGAGACCGACCTCCAGGAGAACCGGGTCAAGGCGCTGGTCGCCACCTCGGCGCTGGGCATGGGCTTCGACAAACCGGACCTGGGTTTCGTGGTGCACCTCGGCTCGCCGTCCTCGCCGATCGCGTACTACCAGCAGGTGGGCCGCGCGGGGCGAGGCGTCGAGCACGCCGACGTGCTGCTGCTGCCGGGCAAGGAGGACGAGGCCATCTGGCGCTACTTCGCCGATACGGCGTTCCCGCCCGAGGCGCAGGTCCGCCAGACCCTCTCCGCGCTCGCCGACGCGGGGCGGCCGCTCTCCGTGCCCGCCCTGGAGGCCGTGGTGGAGCTCCGCCGCACCCGGCTGGAGACGATGCTGAAGGTCCTCGACGTGGACGGCGCGGTCAAGCGGGTCAAGGGCGGCTGGATCTCCACGGGCGAGCCGTGGGTGTACGACGCCGAGCGGTACGCGTGGGTGGCCAGGCAGCGACAGGCCGAGCAGCAGGCGATGCGGGACTACGTGAGCACGGACCTGTGCCGCATGGAGTTCCTGCGCCGGCAGCTGGACGACGAGGGTGCGGCTCCGTGCGGGCGGTGCGACAACTGCGCGGGTGCCTGGACCGACGCGTCCGTCTCCGAGGACGCGCTGTCGGGCGCCACGAAGGAGCTGGACCGGCCCGGCGTCGAGGTCGAGCCGCGCAGGATGTGGCCGACGGGCATGGCGGCGCTGGGTGTCGAGCTCAAGGGGCGTATTCCGGCCAAGGAGCAGTGCTCCACCGGTCGGGCGCTCGGCCGTCTCTCGGACATCGGGTGGGGCAACCGGCTGCGTCCGCTGCTGGCCGAGAACGCGCCGGACGGGCCTGTCCCCGACGATGTACTGAAGGCGGCGGTCGCGGTCCTCGCCGACTGGGCACGTTCGCCCGGGGGATGGGCGACCGGCGGCGCGGACGCGGCGGCCCGGCCGGTGGGCGTCGTGGCCGTGCCGTCGCTCTCCAGGCCGCAGCTCGTCGGCTCGCTCGCGCAGGGGATCGCGAGCGTCGGTCGCCTGCCCTTCCTGGGGACGCTGGCGTACGAGGGTCCTGACGGCGCGCACGCGGCGCGCCGCAGCAACTCCGCCCAGCGGCTGCGGGCGTTGTCGGACGCCTTCGCCGTCCCGGAGGAGCTGGCCGCCGCGCTCGCCGCCTCACCGGGTCCTGTCCTGCTCGTCGACGACTACACCGACTCGGGCTGGACCCTCGCCGTCGCCGCGCGTCTCCTGCGCAGGGCGGGCGGCAGGGAGGTGCTGCCCCTGGTGCTGGCGGCGGCGGGCTGA
- a CDS encoding ribonuclease HII: MPYEPPTHTVERSLRATTGAKIVAGVDEVGRGAWAGPVTVCAAVTGLRRPPEGLTDSKLITPKRRTALAEELTGWVTAHALGHASHEEIDDMGMTAALRLAAVRALEGLPVRPDAVILDGKHDYLGTPWRVRTVIKGDQSCVAVAAASVIAKVQRDKMMAELGIEHADFGFAANAGYPSPVHKAALAERGPTPYHRLTWAYLDALPQWRHLKKARSWADGNVPEIEGQLGFEF; this comes from the coding sequence ATGCCGTACGAACCACCCACCCACACCGTCGAGCGCTCCTTGCGCGCCACCACCGGAGCGAAGATCGTCGCCGGTGTCGACGAGGTCGGGCGCGGCGCGTGGGCGGGGCCGGTCACCGTCTGTGCGGCGGTCACGGGCCTGCGCAGGCCGCCGGAAGGGCTCACCGACTCCAAGCTGATCACTCCCAAGCGGCGTACCGCGCTCGCCGAGGAGCTGACGGGCTGGGTCACGGCGCACGCCCTCGGTCATGCCTCGCACGAGGAGATCGACGACATGGGGATGACGGCCGCGCTGCGGCTCGCCGCGGTGCGTGCTCTGGAGGGGCTGCCGGTCCGCCCGGACGCGGTCATCCTCGACGGGAAGCACGACTATCTCGGCACTCCCTGGCGGGTTCGTACGGTGATCAAGGGCGACCAGTCCTGTGTGGCCGTCGCCGCGGCTTCGGTGATCGCGAAAGTTCAGCGCGACAAAATGATGGCCGAACTGGGCATCGAACATGCAGACTTCGGTTTTGCGGCCAACGCCGGCTATCCGTCGCCGGTGCACAAGGCCGCGCTGGCGGAGCGGGGGCCCACCCCGTACCACCGGCTCACGTGGGCGTATCTTGATGCGTTGCCCCAGTGGCGGCACCTCAAGAAGGCCCGCAGCTGGGCGGACGGAAATGTTCCGGAAATCGAGGGTCAGCTCGGCTTTGAGTTCTGA
- a CDS encoding lysine N(6)-hydroxylase/L-ornithine N(5)-oxygenase family protein, which produces MSQVLPGDDAPLVHDLIGIGFGPSNVAMAIALSEHNASVGREETVTAHFFEQQPSFGWHRGMLIDDATMQVSFLKDLVTQRNPTSEFSFLCYLKSKGRLTDFINHKNLFPLRVEFHDYLEWAAAKVDDQVSYGHEVVGVTPFVRDGAVEYLDVTVRSAEGLAVHRARNLVIGTGLRPLMPEGVERGDRVWHNSDLLAKVDGLEGTSPSRFVVVGAGQSAAENVAYLHRRFPEAEICAVFSRYGYSPADDSSFANRIFDPDAVDEYFEAPEGVKRRLMDYHGNTNYSVVDIDLIDDLYRESYREKVLGTERLRFLNVSRLTGVKETPDGVRATVKSLVTGEENPVDADVVVFATGYSPADPIGLLGEVADRCLRDDEGRVRVERDYRVATDADLRCGIYLQGGTEHTHGITSSLLSNIAIRVGEILDSVRERSAASAEARPVAGETGSAAR; this is translated from the coding sequence ATGTCACAGGTTCTTCCTGGCGACGACGCACCACTGGTCCACGACCTCATTGGCATCGGCTTCGGCCCGTCCAACGTGGCGATGGCGATCGCGCTCAGCGAGCACAACGCGAGCGTCGGCAGGGAGGAGACGGTCACCGCTCACTTCTTCGAGCAGCAGCCGAGCTTCGGCTGGCACCGCGGCATGCTGATCGACGACGCGACCATGCAGGTGTCCTTCCTCAAGGACCTGGTGACACAGCGGAACCCCACCAGCGAGTTCAGCTTCCTCTGCTACCTGAAGAGCAAGGGCCGCCTGACCGACTTCATCAACCACAAGAACCTGTTCCCGCTGCGCGTCGAGTTCCACGACTACCTGGAGTGGGCCGCGGCCAAGGTCGACGACCAGGTCTCCTACGGCCACGAGGTCGTCGGGGTCACGCCGTTCGTGCGGGACGGAGCGGTCGAGTACCTGGACGTCACCGTCCGGTCGGCGGAGGGCCTCGCGGTCCACCGCGCCCGCAACCTCGTCATCGGCACCGGCCTGCGCCCCCTCATGCCGGAGGGCGTGGAGCGCGGCGACCGCGTCTGGCACAACTCCGACCTGCTCGCCAAGGTCGACGGCCTGGAAGGCACTTCGCCCTCCCGCTTCGTCGTCGTGGGCGCGGGCCAGAGCGCCGCCGAGAACGTCGCCTACCTGCACCGCCGCTTCCCCGAGGCCGAGATATGCGCCGTCTTCTCGCGCTACGGCTACAGCCCCGCGGACGACAGCTCCTTCGCCAACCGGATCTTCGACCCGGACGCCGTCGACGAGTACTTCGAGGCCCCCGAGGGCGTCAAGCGCCGCCTGATGGACTATCACGGCAACACCAACTACTCCGTGGTGGACATCGACCTGATCGACGACCTGTACCGGGAGTCGTACCGGGAGAAGGTCCTCGGCACCGAGCGCCTCCGCTTCCTCAACGTCTCGCGCCTCACCGGCGTCAAGGAGACCCCGGACGGCGTCCGCGCCACCGTGAAGTCCCTCGTCACCGGCGAGGAGAACCCCGTCGACGCCGACGTCGTGGTCTTCGCCACCGGCTACAGCCCCGCCGACCCCATCGGCCTCCTCGGCGAGGTCGCCGACCGCTGCCTCCGTGACGACGAGGGCCGCGTCCGCGTCGAGCGTGACTACCGCGTGGCGACCGACGCCGACCTGCGGTGCGGCATCTACCTCCAGGGCGGTACGGAGCACACGCACGGCATCACGTCGTCGCTGCTGTCCAACATCGCGATCCGGGTCGGTGAGATCCTCGACTCGGTGCGCGAGCGGAGCGCCGCGTCCGCCGAGGCCCGCCCGGTCGCCGGCGAGACGGGCAGCGCCGCGCGCTAG
- a CDS encoding ADP-ribosylglycohydrolase family protein produces the protein MTADSSPDRRLERALASLRGLAVGDALGSQFFVPAHYPLLKRRELPDAPWQWTDDTEMACSVLAVLTEHRRIDQDALALSFARHHDFDRGYGPAVNRLLRQVREGGDWRELASALFKGQGSWGNGAAMRIAPLGAWYADDPEQATHQAEISAYPTHQHREAVVGAMAVAAAAALVAAPAGPPAPKELLDGVIDLVPRSAVGAGLRRARDMLDYGDAGTVAAVLGCGRRTTAHDTVPFALWSAARGLGAYERAIWDTAQVGGDMDTTCAIVGGVVAAGEGGAPPREWLDRTEALPDWALDGTV, from the coding sequence ATGACCGCTGATTCCTCTCCCGACCGGCGCCTCGAGCGCGCTCTGGCCAGTCTGCGCGGACTGGCGGTGGGGGACGCGCTGGGCTCACAGTTCTTCGTCCCCGCGCATTACCCCCTGCTCAAGCGCCGCGAGCTGCCCGACGCTCCCTGGCAGTGGACTGACGACACGGAGATGGCCTGCTCCGTACTGGCCGTCCTCACCGAGCACCGTCGAATCGACCAGGACGCCCTCGCCCTGTCGTTCGCCCGGCACCACGACTTCGACCGTGGCTACGGTCCCGCCGTGAACCGGCTGCTGCGGCAGGTCCGCGAAGGCGGGGACTGGCGGGAGCTGGCCTCCGCGCTCTTCAAGGGGCAGGGGTCCTGGGGGAACGGTGCGGCCATGCGGATCGCCCCGCTCGGCGCCTGGTACGCGGACGACCCGGAGCAGGCGACGCACCAGGCGGAGATCTCGGCGTACCCCACGCATCAGCACCGTGAGGCCGTCGTCGGAGCGATGGCGGTGGCCGCGGCCGCGGCGCTGGTGGCCGCTCCCGCGGGGCCGCCCGCGCCGAAGGAACTGCTCGACGGCGTGATCGACCTGGTGCCGCGCAGTGCGGTGGGGGCGGGGTTGCGCAGGGCGCGGGACATGCTCGACTACGGCGACGCGGGAACCGTCGCGGCGGTGCTGGGGTGCGGTCGGCGGACGACGGCGCACGACACGGTGCCGTTCGCGTTGTGGTCGGCGGCTCGTGGGCTCGGGGCGTACGAGCGGGCGATCTGGGACACGGCTCAGGTCGGCGGGGACATGGACACGACGTGCGCCATCGTCGGCGGTGTCGTCGCCGCCGGGGAGGGTGGGGCGCCGCCCCGCGAGTGGCTGGACCGGACGGAGGCGCTGCCGGACTGGGCTCTCGACGGGACGGTCTGA
- a CDS encoding FecCD family ABC transporter permease produces the protein MSTTAVERPAPRDATESRRRRVVGLGVLAAVLVIAAAASLAVGARALTPAEVWHGLFAGPESDQRLTEIRLIVQTVRVPRTVLAVVAGVALGVGGALIQGYTRNPIADTGLLGVNAGASFAVVTVVALFGFSNPFQYVWFGFLGAAVSGVVVFGLASIGRGAGNPLTLALAGQGITVFLAAMTTAVSLSDTQSLNALRFWNAGSVAGVDFDVIWPVTAFIAVGLVLALTTLPALNLLNLGEDVARGLGVNIAVSRTVGILAITLLAGAATAACGPIAFLGLMVAHVARYLTGPDYRWLVPYAGLLGAVVLLVCDIVGRLVVRPGELEAGVVVALLGAPFFAVLVWRGKFKNA, from the coding sequence ATGAGCACGACTGCAGTGGAGCGACCCGCGCCGAGGGACGCAACGGAGTCCCGTCGGCGGCGGGTCGTGGGCCTGGGCGTCCTCGCCGCGGTCCTGGTGATCGCGGCGGCGGCGTCGCTGGCCGTCGGGGCGCGGGCGCTGACCCCGGCCGAGGTGTGGCACGGGCTGTTCGCCGGGCCGGAGTCCGACCAGCGGCTGACCGAGATCCGGCTCATCGTGCAGACCGTCCGCGTGCCGCGGACGGTGCTCGCCGTGGTGGCGGGCGTCGCGCTCGGTGTCGGCGGCGCGCTGATCCAGGGGTACACCCGCAACCCCATCGCGGACACGGGCCTGTTGGGCGTGAACGCGGGCGCGTCGTTCGCTGTGGTGACGGTGGTCGCTCTGTTCGGGTTCTCCAACCCGTTCCAGTACGTGTGGTTCGGCTTTCTCGGAGCGGCCGTCTCCGGTGTCGTCGTGTTCGGCCTCGCGAGCATCGGGCGGGGAGCCGGGAATCCCCTGACCCTGGCCCTCGCCGGGCAGGGCATCACGGTGTTCCTCGCCGCGATGACCACGGCCGTCTCCCTCTCGGACACACAGTCCCTGAACGCGCTGCGGTTCTGGAACGCGGGCTCCGTGGCCGGTGTCGACTTCGACGTGATCTGGCCGGTGACCGCGTTCATCGCCGTCGGCCTGGTCCTCGCCCTGACCACGCTGCCCGCCCTCAACCTGCTCAACCTGGGCGAGGACGTGGCGCGGGGGCTCGGCGTGAACATCGCGGTCAGCCGGACCGTCGGCATCCTCGCCATCACCCTGCTCGCGGGTGCGGCGACGGCGGCCTGCGGCCCCATCGCGTTCCTCGGCCTGATGGTGGCGCACGTGGCCCGCTACCTCACAGGACCGGACTACCGTTGGCTGGTGCCGTACGCGGGACTGCTCGGCGCGGTCGTCCTGCTGGTCTGCGACATCGTGGGCCGACTGGTGGTGCGGCCCGGCGAGTTGGAGGCCGGGGTCGTCGTGGCCCTGCTCGGGGCGCCGTTCTTCGCGGTCCTGGTCTGGCGAGGAAAGTTCAAGAACGCATGA
- a CDS encoding TetR/AcrR family transcriptional regulator: MATSRWSAVPARTASARRRGPVLERAILDAALEQLSTVGWSGLTMEGVAAGAQTGKAAVYRRWPSKEDLVVDALRAGLPRLDSPPDRGSVREDLLQLCKEMRVTMFSRTGFALRAVLHECDTATAERFHEVIFQGVIEPSVQLIKEVIRRGIERGEVRSGGVDAYVCDVIPAMFMYRSKVCGSEWSDEEFEALIDRVMVPMLRL; this comes from the coding sequence ATGGCTACTTCCCGTTGGTCCGCGGTTCCCGCACGGACGGCGTCGGCGCGCCGCCGGGGGCCCGTCCTGGAACGGGCGATCCTCGATGCCGCCCTGGAGCAGCTCAGCACGGTCGGCTGGAGCGGGCTGACGATGGAGGGCGTGGCCGCGGGGGCGCAGACGGGCAAGGCCGCGGTGTACCGGCGGTGGCCGTCCAAGGAGGATCTCGTCGTCGACGCGCTGCGGGCCGGGCTGCCTCGGCTCGACAGTCCGCCGGACCGCGGCAGCGTCCGCGAGGACCTGTTGCAGCTGTGCAAGGAGATGCGGGTCACGATGTTCTCGCGCACCGGTTTCGCCCTGCGTGCGGTGCTTCACGAATGCGATACGGCGACGGCCGAACGTTTCCATGAAGTGATCTTCCAAGGCGTCATCGAGCCGAGTGTCCAGTTGATCAAGGAGGTCATACGCCGGGGAATCGAGCGCGGAGAGGTGCGCTCCGGGGGAGTGGACGCGTATGTCTGCGATGTCATTCCGGCGATGTTCATGTATCGCTCGAAGGTGTGCGGGAGCGAATGGAGCGACGAGGAATTCGAGGCCTTGATCGACCGGGTGATGGTTCCGATGCTGCGCCTCTGA